From a single Apium graveolens cultivar Ventura chromosome 2, ASM990537v1, whole genome shotgun sequence genomic region:
- the LOC141687220 gene encoding uncharacterized protein LOC141687220, with translation MAFGLEAVSPVEVSLNSSRVDYFEPEASQEGIQLHNVLIEEIRDEASNRVLQQQARTTSYFNKKVKVKQFLVGDLVLRESATSQPSITGKLKAPWEGPYQVTEVVAPGTYRLSTLDATLIKNAWNAIHLKKFYQ, from the coding sequence ATGGCCTTTGGTTTAGAAGCTGTCTCACCAGTCGAAGTGTCTCTCAATTCCTCGAGGGTCGATTACTTTGAGCCCGAAGCATCACAGGAAGGAAtccaacttcacaatgttcttatAGAAGAAATCAGGGATGAAGCATCTAACAGAGTCCTCCAGCAACAAGCACGCACAACATCTTACTTCAACAAGAAGGTGAAGGTTAAGCAATTCTTGGTGGGAGATCTAGTCCTCCGAGAGTCAGCAACATCTCAGCCCTCCATAACAGGAAAGCTCAAAGCCCCGTGGGAAGGACCTTATCAAGTAACAGAGGTCGTTGCACCAGGAACCTATCGTTTGTCGACACTCGATGCTACTCTCATCAAGAATGCGTGGAACGCAATTCACTTGAAGAAGTTTTATCAGTAA